TCCAGCCGCTCTTTGACCACCCGCGCCGTCGGCCCCTTATAGAGGGTCAGCCAGTTCTGGACCGGCGTCACCGTGACGGAGGCGGGCGGCACGTCGGCCTCGAAGCCCGGCTTCCAGTGCTCACCAGGGCGGTTGAGGACCACCCGCACCTGCGCGGGCGAGAACTGGAAATATGGCCCCACGTTCGGCCCGCTTTCCGGGTACACCACGGCCTTGCGGACCTCAGTCTGCACCGTATAGCCGGGGGCCTTCAGGGTGACGTGGGGAAGCGGCGCGGCCTGACTCCTCAGCGTCTGGGCGGAAACGCCGACCAGGGCCGGAGCAGAGGACAGGGCACACGCGAGGAGGACGCTGCGTCGGGGCATGTTCTGAAGGCTAAAGGGCACGAATGACGTCCGGATGATCCAGCGTGGCCCACAACAAGGCGCCCGGAGCGGACCCCGGGCGCCGGACACGAGGCGGCCTTACTTGAGCAGGTTGCGGCTGATCACCACGCGCTGAATCTCGTTGGTGCCCTCGTAGATCTGGTTGAGCTTCACGTCGCGCAGCAGCTTCTCCACCGGGTACTCGCCCACGTAGCCGTAGCCGCCGTGCACCTGAATCGCCTCGTTGGCGGCGTCAAAGGCCATCTCCGAGCAGTAGGCCTTGGCGATGGCCGACTCGTAGCCGTGGGGCAGGCCCTGGTCCACCAGCCACGCGGCCTTCCAGTACATCAGGCGGCCCGTCTCGACGCCCATCGCCATCTCGGCGACCTTGAACTGAATGGCCTGAAACTGGGCGATGGGCTTGCCGAAGGCCTCGCGCTCCTTGGCGTACTTCACACTCTCGTCCAGCGCGCGGCGGGCGATGCCGACCGACCCGGCGGCGACCGGAATACGGGTCTTGTCGAGGGTCTTCATGGCGATCTTGAAGCCGTCGCCCAGGCCGCCGAGCTGGTTCTCCCTGGGCACCCGGACGTTCTCGAACACGAGTTCCGAGGTCAGCGAGGCCCGCTGGCCCATCTTGTGCTTGATCTTGTTGTACGAAAAGCCGGGCGCGTCCTTGGGCACGACCAGCGCGACCGTCGCCTTGTGGCCGCCCTGGCGGTCGGTGGTGGCGAAGACGACCGTGATCTCGGCCAGCCCCCCGTTGCTGATCCACATCTTGGTGCCGTTGATGACCCACTCGTCGCCGTCGAGCACGGCGGTGGTGTGCATCGCGGCGGCGTCGGAGCCGTTGTTCGGCTCGCTGAGGGCGAAAGCGGCGAGGGAGGGCTTCTCGGTCAGCGGCCCCAGGAAGCGCTTCTGCTGCTCCTCGGTGCCGCCCACCAGGATCGGCGTGATGCCGAGTTCAGAGGCCATCAGCACGGTGTAGATGCCCATGCAGCCGTAGCCCAGCTCCTCGCCGATCAGGCACTCGTCCACCATGCCCAGGCCCAGGCCACCCGCGTGCTCGGGGATGGAGGCGTTCAGGAGGCCGACCTCGAAGGCCTTTTCCACGACCTGCCAGGGCAGCTCTTCTTTCTGGTCGTACTCGGCGGCGATGGGAATGATTTCCTTGCGGGCGAAGTCGCGCGCGAGTTGCTGAAGCTGCTTTTGCTCGTCGGTCAAGGTGAAATCGATCATGGGCACTCCTGGAAAAGGGCGCGGCGCCGGGGCCTTGCCGGGCCGGGAAAAGGGGGGCGCTGAACTCGGTTCAATTTAACATGGGGGCCTTAGGGCGGCGAGAGGAGGGCGGCCGTCACTGCTTGCGGAACGCGGCGCCACCAGTCCTACACTGGGAGGATGAGCGCCCCCACCCCCAAGGCAGGCAGGGTCTGCTACGGCAGGGTCGCGCTGGGCGTGAGCGCCCCGGCGCGGCGGGTCTGGGCGGGCGGATAGGCCGGAGCGTGGACCTCGCCCCCTTCGTCCAGGACCTCAGGGTGGGGCGGCTCGCGGCGGCCCCGGCCCCCCGCTGGCTGTGGCCGGACGCGGGGGTAGAACTGGTGTTTAGCACCGCACGGCTCACCCTGGGGACGCCCGGCGGCGGCGTCTGGCGTCCGGGTCCGGTCTTCACCCCGGGGATCCAGCGGCGGCCGCTGCTCGCGCAGGTGGGGGAGGGGAACGTCCTGCGGGTGCGGCTGTCCCCTTGGGTCCCTCCCGCCCTCTACGCGGACGTGCTCGCCGGGGCAAACGCGGCCCCCGACGTGCTGGAGCGGCTGCGGGCGGATGACCTTGCGGGGGCGGCCGAGGCAGTCCGGGCCTGGGTGGGGCGGCGGCTGGCCGCACTTCCCGGTCCCCTTCAGGCGGCGGCCCGGCAGGTCTGCGAGGCGCCCCTGACGTTTCACCTGCCCGAGCTGGAGGACCTCGCCGGGTGCTCGGCCCGCGAATTGCAGCGCCGCAGCCGCCGCGAGCTGGGCCTCACCCTCAAGGGCCTTCAGCGGCTCGCCCGCTTCCAGGCCGCCGTGACGGCGCTGGCCTCCCCGCCCGCCTTGCCACTCGCCGAACTCGCCCTGAGCCTGGGCTACGCCGACCAATCGCATTTCACCCGCGAAGTCCGCGCCTTCTCCGGCTTCTCCCCTGCGCGCCTCGCCGAACGCTTGCGCGCCTGACGGTCGTTTTCGTTCAAGACGGGGGGCGAGCGTCGTGGCACCGTGGACCCATGACAATGATCTCCAGGGCGAGGCTCGGCAACGTCAACCTGCTTGTGGCGGACGTGGCGCGGGCGCAGCACTTCTACGAACGTGCCTTCGGGCTGGTGATGGACGCCTCCCGATCCGCCCCTCCCCACATGCTGATTCTGGGTGCGCCGGGCTGCACCCTCAGCCTCAAGGCCGCCCAGACCGAGGACGTAGGCAAGCGCACCGGCCCGGGGTCGGTCGAGCTGGGCTTCGAGACGCAGGAGCTGGAGGCCGTCCACGCTGCCCTGACCGAACTGGGCGCGTTCGTCAGGGCCATCGAGGATCAGGGCTTCGGACGCACCTTCGACGCCCGCGACCTCGACGGGCACCATCTGGTCGTCTACACGCTGAGTCCGGAAAACCGCTGACCCCAAGTTTTTTCTGACTGCTGAAAGCTGACCGCTGACTGCCCCTTACAGCACGTCGTCGGCGCTGCCGCGTTTGCGAAGGTTGTTCTGCGTCTTGCGCCAGCGCAGCGCCCGGACGATGGCGGGGGCGGCGGGGTTGAGGCTGAGGTCGTAGGCGGGGTACCACACCCGCTGCTCGGAGAACTTCAGCTTCATCTTGAACACGCCGAAGGAATGCTTGTCCTCGTCCAGTTTGCGCGGAATGCCCCAGAAATCGAAGGTGGTGTAGCCCCGGCGCTTGGCGTCGAGCATCGCGTTCCAGTAAAAGGCGTCGGGGGCCTTGACGTCCTTGTAGGGGCTGCCGTCGGGGTGGGTACGGTCGTCGCGCACGCTGCCGCCGAACAGGTAGGAGGTGCCGCCCCCCATCGCCAGGAAAAAGCCCCCGGCGAGCGCCTTGCCTTCGAAGCGCGACAGCACCAGGTAGGCTTCGCCGCCGTGGGCGCCGCCCTCGCGCAGCATGGTCTCGTAGTACCTGCGGGGAAAGGCGCCCAGCTTGGCGCGCTCGTTCGTCGCGGTGAAAATCTCCCAGAAGGCGTCGAAGTCGTCGTCGCGGGCGGCGATCACGCCCAGCTTCTGGGCGGCGCGCACGTTGCGGCGGGCCATGGAGTGCAGGTTAGAAAACAGCTCGTCTTCCGGGCGGGTGAGGTCGGCCAGGATGGTGTGCTCGGGCTGCTCGCTCTCGGCGCGGCGAAAGGGGCCGTAAGCGTCTGGCACCGCCACGCCGTCCTCGGCGGGAACGGGCGAGGGCGGCTCGATCTTGAGCAGGGCGTCGCCGGGGCGCGCGACCTTTCTTATGGCCTCAGCCACGGCGGGCAGCAGGTCGAGCGACTCCAGTGCCGGGCCGCGCGGGGCATACAGGGTCGAAAAGCCGGGCACCAGCCGTTTGCGCAGCAGTTGGACGGCGCCCACCGTGCTGGCGCCCCGCTGAATCAGGTAGCGCAGCGGCGTCTGCCCCAGCTCACGCCGCGCTTCGCCGTAGCCCCAGCCTTGCAGGGCGCTGGTCAGCGGCAGGGCGCGCACCGCGTCGTCGTACAGGCGCGGGTCTTGGGTGGGCACGAGGGTCAGGCGCATCGGGGGGGATTGTAGCAGGGCCGCGCAAAGTGGCCGGACAAGCGGGGGCCAGCCTATCCGGAAGCCGCCTGCGCGCCAGAGCAAATGCTCTAGAGTGAACGGGTGAAACAGAGCATCCTGACGCTCGCCCTGCTGCTGGGCGGTGCGGCCCTCGCGCAGACAGCCCCGACGCCTCCTACGGCCACGCCGCCTGCTCCTGCCGCGCCTGCCCAGACGGCCCCGGCTCCGACGACGCCGACCCAGACCGCGCCCGCCCCGGCCACGCCCGCTGCCCCAGCCGCCGATCCCCAGACCGTGGTCGCGCAGGTGGGCGGCGAGCGCTTTACGCTGGCGCAGTACGAGCAGGCCTTCCGCATCGCGGTGGCGCGGGTCCTGAACTCGCAGGGGGTGCCCTTCACGCCCGAGATGCTCGCGGAATTTGCAGAGGCCCGGCCCGAGTTCCTGACCCAGTACGCCCGCGACCGCGCGGTCTACCAGCTCGCCCGGCGCACCACCCAGGTCCCGGCCGCGCAGATCGACGAGCAGGTCGCCCAGGCCAAAAAGGACTTCGAGAACGACGCCGACTTTGCAGAAGCCCTGGCGGCCACCGGCTTTGCCAACGAGGCCGATCTGCGCGCCGACATCGAGCGGCAGGCGGTCGTGCAGGCGTACCTCGACGCCACCAAGAACCGCTTCAAGTTCGGAGACGCGCTGGTGGCGAGCTTCTACAACCTCAACAAGGCGTCGTTCAACCGTCCGGCCGAGGCCTGCGTGAAGCATATTCTGGTCGCCACCCAGGCCGAGGGTCAGGCCGTGCTGCGCGAGGTGCAGGGCGGCGGGGACTTTGCGGCCATCGCCAAGGCCAAGAGCCAGGACCCCGGCAGCGCCGCGCAGGGCGGCGACTTGGGCTGCCTGTCGCCCGGGGACACGGTCGAAGCCTTTGACCGCGCCTCGTTCAACGGCGCCGTCAACCAGCCCCAGCTGGTGCAGACCGAGTACGGCTGGCACGTGCTGGTCGTGACCAGACGCACGGCGGCGGGCCTGGCTCCGCTGACCGAGGTCGCGCCCGTCATCCGCGAACAGCTCGCCCGCGACGCCGCCCAGAAGTACCTCGACTCGCAGCTCGCCCGCCTGACCATCACCACCAACCCGGCGGCCGTGACGGTGACAGCCCCCCGCTAAAATCCTGCGATCCCCAGGCCGGGACGGTTTCGCCACGCGCGGGACCGTCCCGGTCCTCTGTCATTCTCCAGCCGCGCCCTGCCCGGGACGGCCTTCCCGGAACATGAGGCTGCACGCTCCAAAGAGGACCAGCGCAGAAACGGCACCGTCACTCCTAGCACACAGGCCCATCACAAGAGGCTCAGCGGACGCCGCCCTTTTAACCAAATGTAAAACTCTCTGTCTCTATAGATTGCGTTTGTAAATTTATAAAAGCACATTTTTAGGAAATCGAAGCTTTGTGAGACGCTACCAAGCTTGTCTAGCTGTTTGCAAAAGGGCCTTTTGGAAGGATGTGCTACACCTTCCTCGTCAACACATCCACAACCCATCTCGCTCTCAGTCCAGCCCCCGGAGGTTCAGGATGACTTCACGTATTGCGCTCGGTTCACTCGGTCTCGCGTTGCTTCTCGCCGCCTGTGGTCAGCAGGCTCCCGGTTCGGTCGCCCCGGCCCAGGCGTCCACCGAGCGCGGCGCCCGCACCTCCGCGCCGCTGCTGGGCACCGCCAATCCCGACGCGGTGCCGGGGCAGTACATCGTGGTGTTCAGTGACGGCGCGCTGCCGACCAACCTGGGCGCGCAGGACGCGGGCGCCCTGGTCCGCACGCTGGGCCTCGATCCGCAGGGCGTGACCGTGCAGCATATCTACGCGCAGGCCCTGAGCGGCTTCGCGGCCAAGCTCAGTGCCCAGAACCTCGCCGCCCTGCGCGCCGACACGCGCGTGAAGTACATCGAGCAAGACGGCGTGATGCGCATGAGCGCCACCCAGGGCGGCGCGACCTGGGGCCTGGACCGCATCGACCAGCGCAACCTGCCGCTGGACGGCAGCTACACCTACAACAGCACCGCCAACGGCGTGAAGGCCTACATCATCGACACCGGCATCAACACGGCGCACACCGACTTCGGGGGCCGGGCGGTGTGGGGCACCAACACCACCGGGGACGGCACCAACAGTGATTGCCAGGGCCACGGCACCCACGTGGCGGGCACGGTGGGCAGCAACACCTGGGGCGTCGCCAAGGGCGTGCAGCTGGTGGCGGTCAAGGTGCTGGGCTGCGACGGCTCGGGCACCAACTCGGGCGTGATCGCGGGCGTGAACTGGGCCGTGACCAACAAGGGCAGCGCGACGGCCGTGGCGAACATGAGCCTCGGCGGCGGCTTCAGCCAGGCCGTGAACGACGCGGTGAACAGCGCGGCAAGCAAGAACCTGATCATGGCGGTCGCGGCGGGCAACGAGAACCAGAACGCCTGCAACGTCTCCCCCGCCAGCGCGGCGAGCGCGATCACGGTGGGCAGCACCACCAACACCGACGCCCGCTCCAGCTTCTCCAACTACGGGACGTGCCTGGACCTGTTCGCGCCGGGCAGCAACATCACCTCGACCTGGATCGGCTCGACGAGCGCCACCAACACCATCAGCGGCACGTCCATGGCGACCCCGCACGTCGCAGGCGCCATCGCCCTGCTGATCGCGGGCGGCAACACCACCAACAGCGCGGCGACCAGCGCCCTGCTCAACGGCGCCACCACCGGCAAGGTCACGGGCGCCCAGACGGGCAGCCCCAACCGCCTGCTGTACACGGGCACGGGCACCACGACCACCCCCGCGCCGGGCACGACCTATACCGGCAGCGTGGGCAGCCGCGCCAGCAGCTACCAGCCGGGCACTGGGGGCTTTTCCTACGCGGGCGGGACCCTGAAAGGCACCCTCAGCGCGGCCAGCGGCACCGATTTCGACCTGTTCCTCCAGAAGTGGAACGGCAGCGCCTGGGCCGACGTGGCCGCCAGCGAGGGCGCCAGCAGCAGCGAGAGCATCAACTACGCGGCCGCTCAGGGCACTTACCGCTGGGAGGTCTACGCCTACTCCGGCAGCGGCAGCTACAGCCTGACCGAGACGAGGTAAACGCCTCGCAGGCCGTCTCCCTCTTTCTCAGTCCCCTCCACGACCCCCCAGCCCCGTGCTGGGGGTTTTGCTGGACGGCACAGCCGACAACTCCAGTCCCAGAATTACGCCTTGACCGTAATTACATTCTGTTATAAACTAAATCCATGAAGTTGAGCGATGTTCAGAAACGACTCCAGGCTCCGTTTCCCGCTCACCTGGTGGGCTGGAAGCCCCAGGCATTCACCAAGGACCGCACCCGCGCGCTGCTGCTGGCCTACGTGGACGCCCGCGCCGTTCAAGACCGCCTGGACGCGATCTGCCCGGACGGCTGGTCGTTTGAGATCGAGGTCATCCCGGGCACCCAGCACCCTACCGTCAAGGGCCGCCTGACCGTGCTGGGCGTGACCCGCGAGGACATCGGCGAGGCGGGCGAGGGCGAGTACGGGACCCTCAAGGCGGCCTCGTCGGACGCGCTGAAGCGCTGCGCGGTGCAGTTCGGCCTCGGGCGCTACCTCTACGACCTGCCCAAGCAGTGGGTGGACTGGAACGACGCGCGGCGCGAGCCTGCCGTGACCCCCGAGCTGCCCGAGTGGGCGCGCCCCGACCACGAGCGCAGCCCCGGCGGCGCCCACATCGTGCAGGCCATGGAGCAGCTCAAGTACGAGCTGCCCGAGGACCTCGAACTCCAGCGCGAGGTGTACAAGCACCTCAAGGCCGCGCTGGGCAGCCTCCACCCCCTGCCGCAGGGCGGGCACGGACGGGCCGCGTGAATCCGGTGCAGCCCCGGCACCTCGCCGCCGTGATGCTGGGCATCCTGACGCTGACCCTGGTCGGCGGGGCGCTGGCGAACCTGCTGTAGAGCGTGTGGCCGGTGGCTGGTCAAGGAAGGTGGGAGACGCAGTCGTACGTCTCCCACCTTCCTCGTTGGCCTACGCGCCCATGCCGCAGGCCACGCCCTACAGGCGCTTCTTGACGTGCCGCGTCGGCGCGTGGCTCCAGGGGTCGTCGGGCCAGGGGTGCTTGGGGTAGCGGCCGCGCAGCTCCTTGCGGACCTCGAAATACGAGGAGTTCCAGAAAGACCTCAGGTCCTGGGTCACCTGCACCGGGCGCCCGGCGGGCGAGAGCAGATGCAGCAGCACGGGCGTGCGGCCCCCGTTGACGCTGGGGGTCTCGGTCAGGCCAAAGAGTTCCTGCAACTTCACCGCCAGGATGGGCGGCGAGCCGTCAGGCTGGTAGCTCAGGCGCACGCGCGAGCCGCTGGGCACCGTCAGGTGGGTGGGCGCCAGCTCGTCGAGGCGGGCCGGGAGCGGCCAGGGCAGCAGCGCTTGCAGGGCCGGAAGCAGCGGGAGGCGGCCCAGGTCCTCGCGGGTGCGCACCCCCTCCAGCGTTGGCCCCAGCCAGTCCTCCAGCCCCGCGAGCAGCGCGGCGTCCGAGAGGTCGGGCCACTGGGGTGGATCGGCGTGGGCTTCTTCCGGGCGCCACGCGCGCAGCGACTGGACCCGGGCGCGCAGGCTGGCGGCGTCCGGGGAGAAGGTGAGGAGGTGGAGGCCCTCCGCACGGATCGCCCCGGCCAGCGCCTCCACCCGCGCCGCGTGCGGCAGGTCGCGCAGGGGCCGGGTGTCCAGCACCAGCGCCCCCACCCGCCGTTCGCGCTGGGCGACGAGGGTGCCGCTGCGGGCGTCCCAGCGCACCGCGTCCTGCCATCCGGCGCGGGCGCCTAGGACCGCCGGGGCGAGCGGCGCGGCGAGGGAGATGCGGCCCTCGGCCGTGCCCGCGTCGAGGTGGGCGACCGCCAGGGCCGGACTCGCGGCCAGCGCGTCCCCCTCGGGCAGCCGCGCCCCCTGACCGCCCGCGAGCAGGAAGCGGCCTCCACCCCCCTCGCGGGCCAGGGCCAGCCGCTCGGGGTAGGCCAGGGCGACGAGCTGGCCCACCGCGAACCCGTCCGGCGGGGTGTCGTCCGGCCGCACGGCGAGGGCCTGCCGCCACTGCCGCGCGAGCCGCTCGGCGCGTTCCAGCACCCCCGCGTCGCCCCGGCTCCCCTCCCGGCGGCGCCAGGCGCGCAGGGCTGCCACCCGGTCGGTCAGGTCGGCTCCGGCCCCGGCGGCCAGGGGATCGCGTTCTTCCAGCAGCGCAGCCACGTCGGCAGCGAGGGGTCCCAGCCCCAGCGCGGCCCCGTCGTGCAGCAGATGGGCCAGGCGGGGGTGGGTGGGCAATTCCAGCAGGGCCGAGCCACGCGGCGTGATGCGCCCAGCGGTGTCCAGGGCCTCCAGATCGCGCAGCAGGGCGCGGGCGCTCTGGACCCGGGGCGCGGGCGGCTCGTCGAGCCAGGCGAGGGCGGCAGGGTCGGGCGCGCCCCATCCGGCAAGTTCCAGGGTCAGCGGCGCGAGGTCGGCCTCCACGATCTCGGGGGGGCGCGCAGCGGGCAAGGCCGCGTGGGTGCGCTCGCTCCACAGGCGGTAGGCGGTGCCCGGCGCGGTGCGGCCTGCCCGGCCCGCGCGCTGCTCGGCCCCGTCGCGGGTGACGCGGGTGGTGACCAGGCGGGTCAGGCCCGTGCCGGGGTCGAAGCGCTGGGTGCGGCTCAGGCCCCCGTCCACGACCACCCGCACGCCCGCCAGGGTCAGCGACGTTTCCGCGATGGAGGTCGCCAGCACCACCCGGCACTGGCCCCCCGGGTCCGGCAGGATCGCCCGGCGCTGCTCGGCCAGCGGGAGGTCGCCGTACAGCGGCAGCACGGCCGCGTCCACGCCGGAGAGCGCCCCCAGCGCCCCGCGAATCTCGCGCACACCAGGGAGAAAGGCCAGGATGTCCCCTTCCGGGTGCGCCGCCAGCGCCTCCCGCACCGCGCGGGCCACCTGGTCCTCGACGCGGCCTGCCGGGTCGGCAGGCAGGTAGCGCACGTCCACCGGGTAGGCCCGGCCCGCGCTCTGCACCAGCGGAGCGCCCAGGCGGGTGGGCAGCGCCGGGTCGAGCGTAGCCGACATGACCAGCACGCGCAGGTCGTCACGCAGGGCCCCCTGCACCTCACGCAGCAGGGCCAGCGCGAGGTCGGCGTTCAGCGAGCGCTCGTGGAACTCGTCGAGAATCACCAGGCCCACACCCGCCAGTTCAGGGTCGCGCTGGAGGCGGCGGGTCAGGATGCCCTCGGTGACGACCTCGATGCGGGTCCGGTTCGACACCCTCGACTCGAAGCGCACCCGCGAGCCGACCGTGCCGCCGACCTCCTCCCCCAGCCCTTCGGCCAGCCGGGCCGCGACCGCCCGGGCAGCGACCCGGCGCGGTTGCAGCATCACGGTGCCCTGCCCGGCGAGCCAGGGTTCATGCAGCAGCTCAAGCGGCAGCCCGGTGCTCTTTCCCGCGCCCGGCGGCGCCTGAAGCACCACCAGCGGGTGCGCCGCGAGCGCCGAGCGCAGCTCGGGCAACACCTCGAAAACGGGAAGAGCGAGGCCAGGCGAGGTCACGCGGGGCATGGTAGCAGGGACGCTCAGGACGCCTCGCCGCCGCTGGGAGCCTTGCCGATTTCCCCGTCGGGGGACTTGTGAAAGGCGGCCCCCAGCGCGCGGACGTTCTCATGAATCAGGGTGGTGTTCAGCGAGACGGCGGCGAGCATCCCTGCCGAGGCCGCGCTCATCACGTACTGCGGCGCGCCGGTCATGTCGCCCGCCGCCCACACGCCGCGTACGCTGGTCATGCCGTGCTCGTTGACGACCACCCGGCTTTTCTCGTTCAGCTCGCAGCCCAGCGACGCGGGCAGGGCGCTGTTCTGAACCTGGGTGGGGTTGAGGAACAGCGCGTCGAGGTGCAGGCGCTCCCCTCCCCGGAAGCGGACCCGGAGGTCGTCGCGGCCCTCCAACCGCAGGATCGGGGCCGTGTGGATGGGGACGCCGACCCGGCGCAGGTCCTCGCGCTGCTCTTCGGTCAGCTCGTCGGGGCCGTCGGTCAGGAGCACCACCCGGCCGGACCACGCGCGCACGCTCAGGGCGAGGTGGTGGCCCTCCTGGTGCGATCCCAGCACGCCCAGCGCCGCCTCGCGGTTGGGCCAGCCGTCGCAGTAGGGGCAGTGGTGGACGGTGCGGCCCCAGCGGGCACGCAGGCCCGGCACGCCCGGCAGCACGTCGCGCACGCCGGTCGCGAACAGCAGGCGCCGGGCAAAAGCCCAGCCGCCGTCGTGCCGGACCGCGAATCCCTCAGGAAGCGCCCTGGCCTCGCGGGCCACGCCGGGCTGCACCGTCACCGGATACTCGGTGAGGTCGGCCAGTCCCAGCGTCTTGAGGGTACCGGGTGGGCTGGCGTCGCGGGTAAAGACCCCGTGGGCCGCCGTGGCTTTTTCGTTGCGCGGCGGCCCGCCGTCAAGCAGCAGCACCCGCCGCCGGGCGCCGCCCAGCACCAGCGCGGCGTTCAGCCCCGCCGGACCTGCGCCGACTACCACGGCGTCATACTCCTGCCTGGGCATCAGCGGGGACCCGGCCGCACGCTCAAGTCGGGCAGGGCCGCGTCCCGGGGAGCGCCCAGCACAAAATGGATCGTGGCGGCCACCGTCTCCGGGGTCAGGTAGGCGTCCGGGTCGTAGGCGCCGCCCTCCTGCGCGCGCACCTGCTGCTGCATGGGCGTGGCGGTGCGGCCCGGATAGACGGTCGAGACCCGCACGCCGTGGGGGGCTTCCTCGTCGCGCAGGGCGTCGGCCAGTGCCCTCAGGGCAAACTTGCTGGCCGCGTAGCTGGCCCAGCCGGGGTTGGCCCGCAGGCCCGCCCCGCTGTTCACGAACACCAGGGTGCCGCGCTCCTCCCGCACGCGCGGCAACAGCAGCCGGGTCAGCTCGGCGGGCGCGACCACGTTGACCCCCAGGGTGTGGGTCCAGGCGGCGTGCCCCTGCTCGGCCACCGCCCCCAGCTCGGCCACCCCCGCGTTGTGGACCACGTTGGTCACCCGGCCCAGCCCTGCCAGCGCCTCCCCGAAGGTGTCCGGCGCGAGCAGGTCGAGGAGCAGGGGCTGGCCGCCCACCTCGTCCGCCAGGGCCGCCAGCCGCGCCGGGTCGCGGCCTTGCAAGATCAGGGTATGGGTGCCTGCCAGCGCCCGCGCGAGCGCCGCGCCGATGCCGCCCGCCGCGCCGGTAATCAGCGTCACGGGCCGTGTGGAGTGGGTCATGGGCGGCAGGCTAACGCACCAGCCGTACCCGGAAATACCGCTCCTGAAACCAAACGGCCTTCATGATGTCCGCATCTGCCCAGGTGGTGCCCGGCCGCACGACGACCAGCTTGTCCTCCACGTCGTCCTCGCGGACGATCACGGCGGCGACCACGCCCCTCGCCTCCCCCACGGGCACGTCCCACCCCAGCAGGTAGGCGTCGATGGGCTGACCGTCGCCGCTGAGTGTTCCGGGCAGTTCGCCGGAGTTCACCCGGTACACGAGGTCGGGGTGACGGGGATGCACGCTGCCCAGCGGACGGTCCACGGCGACGCGGACGATCTGGCCCAGCCAGGCGGTCAGGTCAGGCTTCACCGGGCCAGCATAGAAAGCCACCC
The sequence above is a segment of the Deinococcus budaensis genome. Coding sequences within it:
- a CDS encoding inorganic pyrophosphatase, with protein sequence MKPDLTAWLGQIVRVAVDRPLGSVHPRHPDLVYRVNSGELPGTLSGDGQPIDAYLLGWDVPVGEARGVVAAVIVREDDVEDKLVVVRPGTTWADADIMKAVWFQERYFRVRLVR
- a CDS encoding SDR family oxidoreductase; this translates as MTHSTRPVTLITGAAGGIGAALARALAGTHTLILQGRDPARLAALADEVGGQPLLLDLLAPDTFGEALAGLGRVTNVVHNAGVAELGAVAEQGHAAWTHTLGVNVVAPAELTRLLLPRVREERGTLVFVNSGAGLRANPGWASYAASKFALRALADALRDEEAPHGVRVSTVYPGRTATPMQQQVRAQEGGAYDPDAYLTPETVAATIHFVLGAPRDAALPDLSVRPGPR
- the hrpB gene encoding ATP-dependent helicase HrpB, coding for MPRVTSPGLALPVFEVLPELRSALAAHPLVVLQAPPGAGKSTGLPLELLHEPWLAGQGTVMLQPRRVAARAVAARLAEGLGEEVGGTVGSRVRFESRVSNRTRIEVVTEGILTRRLQRDPELAGVGLVILDEFHERSLNADLALALLREVQGALRDDLRVLVMSATLDPALPTRLGAPLVQSAGRAYPVDVRYLPADPAGRVEDQVARAVREALAAHPEGDILAFLPGVREIRGALGALSGVDAAVLPLYGDLPLAEQRRAILPDPGGQCRVVLATSIAETSLTLAGVRVVVDGGLSRTQRFDPGTGLTRLVTTRVTRDGAEQRAGRAGRTAPGTAYRLWSERTHAALPAARPPEIVEADLAPLTLELAGWGAPDPAALAWLDEPPAPRVQSARALLRDLEALDTAGRITPRGSALLELPTHPRLAHLLHDGAALGLGPLAADVAALLEERDPLAAGAGADLTDRVAALRAWRRREGSRGDAGVLERAERLARQWRQALAVRPDDTPPDGFAVGQLVALAYPERLALAREGGGGRFLLAGGQGARLPEGDALAASPALAVAHLDAGTAEGRISLAAPLAPAVLGARAGWQDAVRWDARSGTLVAQRERRVGALVLDTRPLRDLPHAARVEALAGAIRAEGLHLLTFSPDAASLRARVQSLRAWRPEEAHADPPQWPDLSDAALLAGLEDWLGPTLEGVRTREDLGRLPLLPALQALLPWPLPARLDELAPTHLTVPSGSRVRLSYQPDGSPPILAVKLQELFGLTETPSVNGGRTPVLLHLLSPAGRPVQVTQDLRSFWNSSYFEVRKELRGRYPKHPWPDDPWSHAPTRHVKKRL
- a CDS encoding NAD(P)/FAD-dependent oxidoreductase, with protein sequence MPRQEYDAVVVGAGPAGLNAALVLGGARRRVLLLDGGPPRNEKATAAHGVFTRDASPPGTLKTLGLADLTEYPVTVQPGVAREARALPEGFAVRHDGGWAFARRLLFATGVRDVLPGVPGLRARWGRTVHHCPYCDGWPNREAALGVLGSHQEGHHLALSVRAWSGRVVLLTDGPDELTEEQREDLRRVGVPIHTAPILRLEGRDDLRVRFRGGERLHLDALFLNPTQVQNSALPASLGCELNEKSRVVVNEHGMTSVRGVWAAGDMTGAPQYVMSAASAGMLAAVSLNTTLIHENVRALGAAFHKSPDGEIGKAPSGGEAS